Proteins encoded in a region of the Deltaproteobacteria bacterium genome:
- the murJ gene encoding murein biosynthesis integral membrane protein MurJ, producing the protein MGAEERAAALSPVETGGSAQLARRAGVVSAAVFASRILGLVREQVFAVFFGAGRELDAFITAFRIPNLLRDLFAEGALSAAFVTTFTWRLEHEGEAAAWRLANLVVNALAMVVGALTLAGIWLAPALVTAIAPGFAAIPGKAELTVELTRIMFPFLLLVALAAVAMGVLNTRHVFGVPAAASAFFNLGSIVGGLGCAAWLAPGYLAGILGRGPAPDPGLATRAMTGMAIGTLAGGLLQLLAQVPSLWRVGFRYRPLVALRDPGLRQVMRLMGPATIGAAAVQVNVFVNNNFASYLGNGPVSWLNVAFRFMQLPIGVFGVAIGTVTLPLVSRHGARGDTRAFRTTVGQALELVALLCLPAAAGLALMGVPVIGLIYEHGRFAPPDTDAAARALAGYALGLAGYAGIKVLAPAFYALDDARTPMRVSVLSMVTNYVLNWLFVRRLGFGHVGLALATSAVALGNFGILLVVLRRRVGGFGRAAAIGRIALATAVMAAVAWGVDTGLAGALPAARTLQHGLRLAAVIPVAVAVFWGACRALGVAVPGRRRLRGA; encoded by the coding sequence ATGGGAGCGGAGGAGAGGGCGGCGGCGCTGTCGCCCGTCGAGACCGGCGGGAGTGCGCAGCTCGCGCGGCGCGCGGGGGTGGTGAGCGCGGCCGTGTTCGCGAGCCGCATCCTCGGGCTCGTGCGCGAGCAGGTGTTCGCCGTCTTCTTCGGCGCGGGCCGCGAGCTCGACGCCTTCATCACCGCCTTTCGCATCCCGAACCTGCTCCGCGACCTGTTCGCCGAGGGGGCGCTCTCGGCGGCCTTCGTCACCACCTTCACCTGGCGGCTCGAGCACGAGGGCGAGGCCGCGGCCTGGCGGCTCGCCAACCTGGTCGTGAATGCGCTCGCGATGGTGGTGGGCGCCCTCACCCTCGCCGGCATCTGGCTCGCGCCCGCGCTGGTCACCGCCATCGCGCCCGGCTTCGCCGCCATCCCTGGCAAGGCCGAGCTGACCGTCGAGCTGACGCGCATCATGTTCCCGTTCCTGCTCCTGGTCGCCCTCGCGGCGGTGGCGATGGGCGTCCTCAACACGCGCCACGTCTTCGGCGTGCCGGCGGCGGCCTCGGCCTTCTTCAACCTGGGCTCGATCGTGGGCGGGCTCGGGTGCGCGGCGTGGCTCGCGCCCGGCTACCTGGCGGGTATCCTCGGCCGCGGGCCGGCGCCCGACCCGGGGCTCGCGACGCGCGCCATGACGGGGATGGCGATCGGCACGCTCGCGGGCGGCCTCCTCCAGCTCCTCGCGCAGGTGCCGTCGCTCTGGCGGGTCGGCTTCCGCTACCGGCCGCTCGTCGCCCTGCGCGACCCGGGGCTGCGGCAGGTGATGCGGCTCATGGGGCCCGCCACCATCGGCGCGGCCGCCGTGCAGGTGAACGTGTTCGTCAACAACAACTTCGCCTCCTACCTCGGGAACGGCCCGGTCTCGTGGCTGAACGTCGCCTTCCGCTTCATGCAGCTCCCGATCGGCGTCTTCGGCGTGGCGATCGGGACGGTGACGCTGCCGCTCGTGTCGCGCCACGGGGCGCGCGGCGACACGCGGGCCTTCCGCACCACGGTCGGGCAGGCGCTCGAGCTGGTGGCGCTCCTCTGCCTGCCCGCTGCCGCCGGGCTCGCGCTGATGGGTGTCCCCGTGATCGGCCTCATCTACGAGCACGGGCGCTTCGCCCCGCCCGACACGGACGCGGCGGCCCGGGCGCTGGCGGGCTACGCGCTCGGCCTCGCGGGCTACGCCGGCATCAAGGTCCTGGCGCCGGCCTTCTACGCGCTCGACGACGCGCGCACGCCGATGCGGGTGAGCGTCCTCTCGATGGTCACCAACTACGTCCTCAACTGGCTCTTCGTGCGGCGGCTCGGCTTCGGGCACGTGGGGCTCGCGCTCGCCACCTCTGCCGTCGCGCTCGGCAACTTCGGCATCCTCTTGGTCGTGCTCCGCCGCCGGGTCGGGGGCTTCGGGCGGGCGGCGGCCATCGGCCGCATCGCGCTCGCGACCGCGGTCATGGCCGCGGTCGCCTGGGGCGTGGACACCGGCCTGGCGGGCGCGCTCCCGGCGGCGCGGACGCTTCAGCATGGGCTGCGACTGGCGGCGGTGATCCCGGTCGCGGTCGCGGTCTTCTGGGGCGCGTGTCGCGCGCTCGGCGTGGCGGTGCCGGGGCGCCGCCGCCTGCGCGGGGCCTGA
- the scpB gene encoding SMC-Scp complex subunit ScpB: protein METPGLVIGSENGSRNGSGAQAAPDGDGGVTGAEDLGRLPALVESLLFAAGRPVPISELVEALDGPSRAEVLRALEHLVASCEREGRGLRLVQVAGGWQLRTPAEHAPWIRRLLRERPPRLSRPMLETLAVVAYRQPCTRIEIEAVRGVDAEAVLTTLIERRLVRIVGRKEAPGRPLLYATTREFLEVFGLPDLKALPPLRDLGQGATLLAAREPEVGPGGVEVRLASPPAPGEDV, encoded by the coding sequence ATGGAGACGCCAGGGTTGGTGATCGGTAGCGAGAACGGGAGCCGCAACGGCAGCGGCGCCCAGGCGGCGCCGGACGGAGACGGCGGCGTGACGGGCGCCGAGGATCTCGGGCGCCTGCCCGCGCTGGTGGAGAGCCTGCTCTTCGCCGCGGGGCGGCCGGTTCCCATTTCCGAGCTGGTCGAGGCGCTCGACGGGCCGAGCCGCGCCGAGGTCCTGCGCGCACTCGAGCACCTGGTGGCGAGCTGCGAGCGCGAGGGGCGCGGGCTCCGGCTCGTGCAGGTGGCGGGCGGCTGGCAGCTGCGCACGCCGGCGGAGCACGCCCCGTGGATACGCCGGCTCCTGCGCGAGCGGCCACCGCGGCTCTCGCGCCCGATGCTCGAGACGCTCGCCGTCGTCGCCTACCGCCAGCCGTGCACGCGCATCGAGATCGAGGCGGTGCGCGGCGTGGACGCCGAGGCGGTGCTCACCACGCTCATCGAGCGGCGCCTGGTGCGCATCGTCGGCCGCAAGGAAGCCCCCGGGCGCCCGCTCCTCTACGCCACGACGCGCGAGTTCCTGGAGGTCTTCGGCCTGCCCGACCTGAAGGCGCTGCCGCCGCTCCGTGACCTGGGCCAGGGTGCCACGCTGCTCGCGGCGAGGGAGCCCGAGGTGGGCCCCGGGGGGGTGGAGGTCAGGCTCGCGTCGCCGCCCGCGCCGGGCGAAGACGTGTAG
- a CDS encoding segregation/condensation protein A: MRLPIFEGPLDLLLHLIKKNEVQITDIPIANITDQYLAMLEELPELNLDGAGEYLVMAATLMYIKSRMLLPSTGEDEEAEEDPRAELVQQLVEYQRFREVAVALGERSVLYRDVFAAPGEALLPGGDDETPPVRDASLADLLDALRDVLRRTRPPGAHDVQRERLSMRECVSRILARFVPSPKREFASLFASDADRAEVIVVFLALLELIRLGVLRARQAERFGPIALELAVGTVEEAAERVRDLGEIEDRRGGEGRHGDARVGDR, encoded by the coding sequence GTGCGGCTCCCCATCTTCGAGGGCCCGCTCGACCTCCTCCTCCACCTGATCAAGAAGAACGAGGTCCAGATCACCGACATCCCGATCGCCAACATCACGGACCAGTATCTCGCCATGCTGGAGGAGCTGCCCGAGCTGAACCTGGATGGCGCGGGCGAATACCTCGTCATGGCGGCGACCCTCATGTACATCAAGAGCCGGATGCTGCTGCCCTCGACGGGCGAGGACGAGGAGGCCGAGGAGGACCCGCGCGCCGAGCTGGTGCAGCAGCTGGTCGAGTACCAGCGCTTCCGCGAAGTCGCCGTCGCGCTCGGCGAGCGGAGCGTCCTCTATCGCGACGTGTTCGCGGCCCCAGGCGAGGCGCTGCTGCCCGGCGGCGACGACGAGACGCCGCCGGTGCGCGATGCGAGCCTGGCCGACCTGCTCGACGCGCTGCGCGACGTCCTCCGGCGCACCCGCCCGCCCGGCGCGCACGACGTCCAGCGCGAGCGGCTCTCGATGCGCGAGTGCGTGTCGCGTATCCTGGCCCGGTTCGTGCCGAGCCCGAAGCGTGAGTTCGCGAGCCTGTTCGCGTCCGACGCCGACCGCGCCGAGGTGATCGTCGTCTTCCTGGCGCTCCTCGAGCTGATCCGGTTGGGCGTCCTGCGCGCTCGACAGGCGGAGCGCTTCGGGCCGATCGCGCTCGAGCTGGCGGTGGGGACGGTCGAGGAGGCGGCGGAGCGCGTGCGCGACCTGGGAGAGATCGAGGACCGGAGGGGAGGGGAGGGGCGACATGGAGACGCCAGGGTTGGTGATCGGTAG
- the trpS gene encoding tryptophan--tRNA ligase — protein sequence MARIIVSGARPTGRQHLGNYHGALKNWLRLQDEHRCFFFVADWHALTTDWASPEALEENTVEMVLDWLAVGLDPARATLFRQSAVKEHAELYLLLGMLTPVPWLERNPTYKEQRAELQDRDLSTYGFLGYPVLQAADVLMYRAWGVPVGIDQAPHIELTREIARRFNATYGDIFPEPRTLLTDTPRIAGTDGRKMSKSYGNAVFLTDTAKDVEQKLSRMITDPRRARRTDPGDPNDCPAFQSFHRHYCTPEELRYQEEGCRTAGIGCLECKQIMIKHVQAELEPIRARRARLEPADARAALEAGNATARAVAAETMAQVRKAVGL from the coding sequence ATGGCGCGCATCATCGTGAGCGGCGCGCGCCCCACCGGACGCCAGCACCTCGGGAACTACCACGGGGCGCTCAAGAACTGGCTCCGCCTCCAGGACGAGCACCGCTGCTTCTTCTTCGTCGCCGACTGGCACGCGCTGACGACCGACTGGGCGTCGCCCGAGGCGCTCGAGGAGAACACCGTCGAGATGGTCCTCGACTGGCTCGCGGTGGGCCTCGATCCCGCGCGCGCCACGCTCTTCCGGCAGTCGGCGGTGAAGGAGCACGCCGAGCTCTACCTACTCCTCGGCATGCTCACCCCCGTGCCCTGGCTCGAGCGCAACCCCACCTACAAAGAGCAGCGCGCCGAGCTCCAGGACCGCGACCTGTCGACCTACGGGTTCCTGGGCTACCCGGTGCTCCAGGCGGCCGACGTCCTCATGTACCGGGCCTGGGGCGTCCCGGTCGGCATCGACCAGGCGCCGCACATCGAGCTGACGCGCGAGATCGCGCGGCGGTTCAATGCGACCTACGGCGACATCTTCCCCGAGCCGCGGACGCTGCTCACCGACACGCCCCGGATCGCCGGCACCGACGGCCGCAAGATGAGCAAGAGCTACGGCAACGCCGTCTTCCTGACCGACACGGCGAAGGACGTCGAGCAGAAGCTCTCGCGCATGATCACGGACCCGCGCCGCGCGCGGCGCACCGACCCCGGCGACCCGAACGACTGCCCGGCCTTCCAGTCCTTCCACCGCCACTACTGCACGCCCGAGGAGCTGCGCTACCAGGAGGAGGGCTGCCGCACGGCGGGCATCGGCTGCCTCGAGTGCAAGCAGATCATGATCAAGCACGTGCAGGCGGAGCTGGAGCCGATCCGCGCCCGGCGCGCGCGCCTCGAGCCCGCCGACGCCCGCGCCGCGCTCGAGGCGGGCAACGCGACGGCCCGCGCCGTGGCGGCCGAGACCATGGCGCAGGTGCGCAAGGCGGTCGGCCTGTGA
- a CDS encoding site-2 protease family protein, with protein MLPGAQVIAEVAVVAVLILAAIVFHEVAHGAVAYAFGDPTAARAGRLTLNPIPHIDPFGTVILPGLLLLLPRLLGTPGFVFGYARPVPVNFARLRRPRRDAVLVALAGPATNLLLATASAFVLRLLPPPEEATAATVVLHHAALASLAVNCVLAVFNLLPVPPLDGGRVLTAFLPAGAARALARMEGVGLVIVLLVVMNSNVVVRLVRPLMAFLLRMVR; from the coding sequence ATGCTGCCGGGTGCCCAGGTGATCGCCGAGGTGGCGGTCGTCGCCGTGCTGATCCTGGCCGCCATCGTCTTCCACGAGGTGGCCCACGGCGCTGTCGCCTACGCCTTCGGCGACCCGACCGCGGCGCGCGCGGGCCGGCTCACGCTGAACCCGATCCCCCACATCGACCCCTTCGGGACGGTCATCCTGCCGGGCCTGCTCCTGCTGCTGCCGCGGCTGCTCGGGACGCCGGGGTTCGTCTTCGGATACGCGCGCCCCGTGCCGGTGAACTTCGCACGCCTTCGCCGCCCGCGCCGGGACGCCGTCCTCGTGGCGCTGGCGGGCCCGGCGACCAACCTGCTGCTGGCCACCGCGAGCGCGTTCGTGCTGCGGCTGCTGCCCCCGCCGGAGGAGGCGACGGCGGCCACGGTCGTGCTCCACCACGCGGCCCTGGCGTCGCTCGCCGTCAACTGCGTCCTCGCCGTGTTCAACCTGCTCCCCGTGCCGCCGCTCGACGGCGGGCGGGTGCTGACGGCGTTTCTGCCGGCGGGTGCGGCCCGCGCGCTCGCGCGGATGGAGGGCGTCGGCCTGGTGATCGTTCTGCTCGTCGTCATGAACAGCAACGTGGTCGTCCGGCTCGTCCGTCCCCTGATGGCCTTCCTGCTCCGGATGGTCCGCTAG
- a CDS encoding sulfatase, with amino-acid sequence MGWRTDGPSVRVCPVVALLAAVVFVLAGGAAHSGTSPPKPRNILFILTDDLDRAEVSVMPRLKALIAARGASFRNFFVSVSLCCPSRATCLRGQYSHNTGVQTNGGTNGGFETAHALGIEQSTVATWLHDAGYRTALIGKYLNGYPNTAGVAYVPPGWDEWDSPSHGDPYSEFNYTLNENGTQVAYGAGAGDYGTDVYARKAAEFITAAAREGRPFFVYLALYAPHQPATPAPRHAKLFPRARAPRTPSWNETDVSDKPQWLRGAPLMTPDVERQVDALYRRRLRSLQAVDEAIATLVATLRTNGQLRDTYIVFTSDNGFHLGQHRLPSGKQTAYEEDIHVPLMVRGPGVASRTTVSDLAGNVDLAPTFADLADVAFPPFVDGRSLAPLLHRRAPASRRWRRAYLVERWQESVTAPTARSDAPLEPLDADAPGPRARRRRAAALNFSPEYHGIRTRRHLYVEYETGERELYDLRRDPAELHNVAATARRRLLRRLADRLARLKTCQGAGCRDAEERR; translated from the coding sequence ATGGGCTGGAGGACGGACGGACCGTCGGTGCGTGTGTGTCCCGTCGTGGCTCTGCTCGCCGCCGTCGTGTTCGTGCTGGCCGGTGGTGCGGCACACTCGGGGACGTCGCCTCCGAAGCCGCGGAACATCCTGTTCATCCTGACCGACGATCTCGACCGCGCCGAGGTGTCCGTGATGCCGAGGCTGAAGGCGCTGATTGCCGCCCGCGGCGCCAGCTTCAGGAACTTCTTCGTGAGCGTGTCGCTCTGCTGCCCCTCGCGAGCGACGTGCCTGCGCGGGCAGTACTCCCACAACACGGGCGTCCAGACGAATGGCGGGACGAACGGGGGATTCGAGACCGCCCACGCGCTCGGCATCGAGCAGTCCACCGTGGCGACGTGGCTGCACGACGCGGGGTACCGCACGGCGCTCATCGGGAAATACCTGAACGGGTATCCGAACACGGCGGGGGTCGCGTACGTGCCGCCGGGGTGGGACGAGTGGGACAGCCCCTCGCATGGGGATCCCTACAGCGAGTTCAACTACACGCTGAACGAGAACGGGACGCAGGTGGCGTACGGCGCCGGCGCCGGCGACTACGGGACGGACGTGTACGCCCGCAAGGCCGCCGAGTTCATCACCGCAGCGGCGCGCGAGGGCCGTCCCTTCTTCGTCTACCTCGCCCTGTACGCGCCCCACCAGCCTGCCACGCCCGCTCCTCGACACGCCAAGCTCTTCCCCCGCGCGCGGGCCCCGCGGACCCCGAGCTGGAACGAGACCGACGTGAGCGACAAGCCGCAGTGGCTCCGGGGAGCTCCCCTCATGACGCCCGACGTCGAGCGGCAGGTGGACGCTCTCTATCGCCGCCGGCTCCGGTCGCTGCAGGCGGTCGACGAGGCGATCGCGACGCTCGTCGCGACCCTCCGCACGAACGGCCAGCTGAGAGACACATACATCGTCTTCACCTCCGACAACGGCTTCCACCTGGGGCAGCATCGCCTGCCGAGCGGCAAGCAGACTGCCTACGAGGAGGACATCCACGTCCCGCTGATGGTGCGCGGACCGGGCGTCGCGTCCCGGACGACCGTGTCCGACCTCGCCGGAAACGTCGACCTCGCACCGACGTTCGCCGACCTGGCAGACGTCGCGTTCCCTCCCTTCGTGGACGGACGCTCGCTGGCGCCTCTCCTGCACCGTCGGGCGCCAGCGTCGCGCCGTTGGCGGCGCGCGTACCTCGTCGAGCGCTGGCAGGAGAGCGTCACCGCGCCCACGGCGCGCAGCGACGCGCCGCTCGAGCCGCTGGACGCCGATGCGCCGGGCCCGCGCGCGCGCCGGCGCCGCGCCGCCGCCTTGAACTTCAGCCCGGAGTACCACGGCATCCGCACGCGCCGTCATCTGTACGTCGAGTACGAGACCGGCGAGCGGGAGCTGTACGATCTCCGCCGCGACCCCGCCGAGCTGCACAACGTCGCCGCCACCGCTCGCCGTCGGCTCCTGCGCCGGCTCGCCGATCGCCTCGCTCGCCTGAAGACGTGCCAGGGCGCCGGCTGCCGGGATGCGGAGGAGCGGCGGTGA
- a CDS encoding type II toxin-antitoxin system VapC family toxin, protein MNLVADTHVLVWYHSGQLRRLSRRARHAFAEAEAARWSLRVPTVVLMEMVLLEERGRIRLSYRELREQLSIRPGIPIEPLTPEDVDEARALAALRDPFDRLIVGTARRLGLALLTNDPAITGAGAVAAHG, encoded by the coding sequence ATGAACCTCGTCGCAGATACGCACGTGCTCGTGTGGTATCACTCGGGGCAGCTCCGCCGCCTCAGCCGCCGTGCCCGGCACGCGTTTGCCGAGGCGGAGGCGGCGCGGTGGAGCCTCCGAGTTCCGACCGTCGTCCTCATGGAGATGGTCCTGCTCGAGGAGCGGGGGCGGATACGACTCTCGTATCGCGAACTCCGCGAGCAGCTTTCGATCCGTCCGGGCATACCGATCGAGCCGCTCACGCCGGAGGACGTGGACGAGGCGCGCGCGCTGGCGGCGCTCCGCGATCCGTTCGACCGTCTGATCGTGGGCACCGCCCGGCGTCTCGGCCTCGCCTTGCTGACGAACGACCCGGCGATCACCGGGGCCGGCGCGGTGGCCGCGCACGGGTGA
- a CDS encoding type II toxin-antitoxin system Phd/YefM family antitoxin — translation MCMTVLPIGEARRRLPELVRKVAGGHAPILIGRRGRCEAILAAAAGARDAVVRRPLEGLVEIVGAWKDVERAQEEIRNEIAASLDRTARLIAGKPPKRPTRRRRRG, via the coding sequence ATGTGCATGACCGTCCTGCCGATCGGAGAGGCGCGGCGCCGGCTGCCCGAGCTGGTGCGGAAGGTGGCGGGCGGCCACGCTCCCATCCTCATCGGCAGGCGCGGCCGCTGCGAGGCGATCCTGGCGGCCGCGGCCGGGGCCCGGGACGCGGTCGTACGGCGGCCGCTTGAAGGACTGGTAGAGATCGTGGGGGCCTGGAAGGACGTCGAGCGGGCTCAGGAGGAGATCCGCAACGAGATCGCGGCGTCTCTGGACCGGACCGCGCGCCTCATCGCGGGGAAGCCTCCGAAGCGGCCGACTCGGCGCCGCCGGCGCGGATGA
- a CDS encoding site-specific tyrosine recombinase XerD encodes MSLDQAVDAYLDHVATERGLARKTVEAYARDLAAFTRSLLARGVRSPARIGATEVRAHLAGLAEHGLSARSQARALAAVRGLTRFLAQRGVLADDVLRHVRVRRPPARLPRALGTGEVGSLLTQPDHRCRGLRDRALLELLYACGLRVSEATRLRGAQVNLAAGFVTVLGKGGKERVVPLGRHARAALEAYVQQERPRLLRGRPSPFVFLGPGGRPLTRQAVWKLVGRRALAAGLGRRVSPHTLRHTFATHLLTGGADLRIVQTLLGHADIGTTQVYTHVAPSRLREVHRRHHPRA; translated from the coding sequence GTGAGCCTCGACCAGGCGGTCGACGCCTACCTGGACCACGTCGCGACCGAGCGGGGGCTCGCCCGCAAGACCGTCGAGGCCTATGCGCGCGACCTCGCGGCCTTCACGCGCTCGCTCCTCGCGCGCGGCGTGCGGAGCCCTGCCCGCATCGGCGCGACCGAGGTCCGCGCCCATCTGGCGGGGCTCGCGGAGCACGGCCTCTCCGCCCGGAGCCAGGCGCGGGCGCTCGCTGCGGTGCGCGGCCTGACGCGCTTCCTCGCCCAGCGCGGCGTGCTGGCCGACGACGTGCTCCGCCACGTGCGCGTCCGCCGCCCGCCCGCCCGCCTCCCGCGCGCGCTCGGCACGGGCGAGGTCGGCTCGCTCCTGACCCAGCCGGACCACCGGTGTCGCGGGCTCCGCGACCGGGCGCTGCTCGAGCTGCTCTATGCCTGCGGCCTCCGGGTCTCGGAGGCGACCCGGCTGCGCGGGGCGCAGGTGAACCTCGCCGCGGGCTTCGTGACCGTCCTCGGCAAGGGCGGCAAGGAGCGCGTGGTGCCGCTCGGGCGGCACGCGCGCGCGGCGCTCGAGGCGTACGTCCAGCAGGAGCGGCCGCGGCTGCTCCGCGGCCGGCCGAGCCCGTTCGTTTTCCTCGGGCCCGGCGGGCGGCCGCTCACGCGCCAGGCGGTGTGGAAGCTCGTCGGCCGCCGCGCGCTCGCCGCCGGCCTCGGGCGCCGCGTCTCGCCGCACACGCTGCGGCACACGTTCGCGACGCACCTCCTCACCGGCGGCGCTGACCTCCGCATCGTGCAGACGCTCCTCGGACACGCCGACATCGGCACGACGCAGGTCTACACGCACGTGGCACCAAGCCGGCTGCGCGAGGTGCACCGGCGGCACCACCCGCGGGCGTGA